From the genome of Neodiprion pinetum isolate iyNeoPine1 chromosome 3, iyNeoPine1.2, whole genome shotgun sequence, one region includes:
- the LOC124214374 gene encoding protein GVQW3-like, whose protein sequence is MLTVAYGESTLSKKNVYKWYKLFQDGREDANDEPRSGRPSTSTTDENVEAVKKIVFENRRITIREVAEDVGISVGSCHEIFSDVLGMRRVSAKFVPKLLNFDQKNRRMSIAQELLNDVNDDPDLLKRLIFTGFGPMRLFPVPKTEETYERTEICND, encoded by the coding sequence ATGTTGACAGTGGCATACGGTGAGTCTACTCttagtaaaaaaaacgtttataaGTGGTACAAGCTCTTCCAAGATGGCCGAGAAGATGCCAATGACGAACCTCGCTCTGGACGCCCCAGCACGTCAACAACAGATGAAAACGTTGAAGcagtgaagaaaattgttttcgaaaatcgtCGAATCACTATCAGAGAAGTTGCTGAGGATGTTGGCATATCGGTTGGCTCGtgccatgaaattttttcggatgTTTTGGGTATGAGACGTGTGTCAGCGAAGTTTGTTCCGAAACTGCTTAATTTTGACCAGAAGAATCGTCGCATGAGCATCGCTCAGGAGCTGTTGAATGACGTCAATGATGATCCTGATTTACTCAAAAGGCTCATATTCACCGGATTTGGCCCCATGCGACTTTTTCCTGTTCCCAAAACTGAAGAGACCTATGAAAGGACGGAGATTTGCAACGATTGA
- the LOC138190612 gene encoding uncharacterized protein, which yields MLRLIREELKIWLEEVKGQGSGLREEMEKIKGEMTRREEQWEVERGKMKETIRDLGKRLEEVEGRREGKMKRVEERLEKLEKKRVEGGGEKVGTGERRSSAGSNREVKRDGVGHREERKATKKGKYCIERSENREGKGKRMVEKDYAGDRGRGRGNGYVGGRRKKGWRKGDIDSKAREQGEKEPGNGKKKSTEREKGENRRGSHLGREENEVVFEGDSSY from the coding sequence ATGCTAAGGTTGATTAGAGAGGAGTTGAAGATATGGCTAGAGGAGGTCAAAGGGCAAGGAAGCGGGCTCAGGGAAGAAATGGAGAAGATTAAAGGGGAAATGACTAGAAGGGAAGAGCAGTGGGAAGTAGAGAGGGGGAAGATGAAGGAAACAATAAGGGACCTAGGTAAAAGATTAGAAGAGGTAGAGGGGAGGAGAGAGGGGAAGATGAAAAGGGTAGAAGAAAGGctagaaaaattagaaaagaagCGGGTAGAAGGTGGGGGGGAAAAAGTAGGGACAGGGGAACGCAGAAGTAGTGCAGGCAGCAATAGAGAGGTTAAAAGAGATGGAGTGGGCcatagagaggaaagaaaggcAACAAAGAAGGGGAAATATTGTATTGAGAGGAGCGAGAATAGAGAAGGTAAGGGAAAAAGAATGGTTGAAAAAGATTATGCAGGTGATAGGGGTAGAGGTCGAGGTAACGGATATGTGGGAGGTAGGCGCAAGAAAGGGTGGAGAAAAGGGGATATAGATAGCAAGGCTAGGGAACAGGGAGAAAAAGAGCCAGgtaatggaaagaaaaagtcTACTGAAAGGGAGAAAGGAGAGAATAGAAGAGGATCTCACCTGGGCAGAGAGGAAAATGAAGTGGTATTTGAGGGAGATAGCAGCTATTGA